The nucleotide window GGGTCAGGAGTGACGGGATTCGGCGCCCTTGCGGGGCAGGGCTGCCTCGCTCGGCCCGCCGACGTGGGCGAGGAGAGCCAGGGCCGTCGCGGACGGGGACCCCTGGGCGGCCGTGGCGATCACCACGGCCGGTCCGCTTCCTCGCGGACTCTGGAGTGTCTGCTGGGTGACGGTCAGGTTCCCGACCGCGGGGTGGTGTATCTCGTAGTCGGCGGCATCGCAGGCCAGGATCCGGTGATCGGCCCACATGGTGGCAAACTCCGGGCTGCGGATGATCAGCTCGCCGACGAGCCCGGCCAGCAGAGGATCCTCCGGGTACCGGCCGGCGGTGAGGCGCAGGTTGCCGACCACGGCCTTGGCCTTGGCGGGCCAATCGGTATAGAGGTCGCGGGTGTGAGCGTCGAGGAACACCAGTTTGGCCATGTTCGGCCGACAGCCCGGTTCAGCGGGGCTGCCCCGGTCGAGATGGCCGGCAAACAACGCGTGACCCTGCGTGTTCCAGGCCAGAACGTCACTGCGGCGGCCCATGACGATGGCGGGGGTGCCTTCGAGTGCGGCGAGCAGCGCGCCGTGAGCCGGGGTGACGCGCTCGGGACGGGGCCGGGGTGCGGCTTTGCCCCGCTTCGGTGCACGGGCGAGTTCGTACAGATGGGCCCGCTCGGACTCATCCAGGCATAGGGCGGTCGCGATGGCATCGAGTACCTCGCGCGAGGCGTTGCGTGACTGGCCCTGCTCGAGCCGGGTGTAGTACGGCGCGCTGATGCCCGCGAGCATCGCCAGCTCCTCCCTCCGCAGCCCCGGCACCCGGCGCCGCTCGCCGTAGGTCTGCAGCCCCACATCCTCGGGACGCAGAAGGCCCCGGCGTGCCTTGAGGAATGCGGCGAGCTGCCCGTGCTTGTCCATGAACCGAGTATGCGCGGCAGATCCTGAGCCGCGCCTCACCCTGCTGGGGTACGGATCCGCAGGGTCTGGCTGCTCCCCGCACCGGCCCTCATGATGAGGCCCACACCCCCCTTCTGTCGTCTTCATCTGTTGGGATGCCCTGTGAGCACTACGACGTTCGAGAGCACCGCCCCCAACCGGCGAGATCCGCTGGCCGGCCTCGATCTGACACCCTTCACCTTCACCAGGCGGTGCTGGGTCGACTCGACGCCGGACTCCGTGTATCAGCTGATCAGCGACGTGTCCCTGATCGAGACGTGGAGCCCTAGCGCCAGCGCCGTGAGCTATGAGCCGGGAGACGGCCCATGGGTCGGCGCACGGTTCAGCGGACGCAACCGCCGTGACGGGCGCGAATGGGTCACCCACTCCGAGGTGGTCCAGGCTGATCCAGGTTCCGCGTTCGCCTTCGTCGTCGGCGGAGCCGAGCAAGGCATCGTTCGCTGGAACTGGCACCTCTACGAGCAGGGCGTTGGCAGCATCGTCCAGCAGTCCTGGCGCCTGTTGCGCACCGACCCGCTCCTGGGCAACGCACCCGCGGACCTCCATGCTTTGCGGGACCACATGGCAAGCAGTGCGGAGGCCACCCTGCTGTCCCTGGCGGAGTGGATCGCGCGACACCGCACTCAGCGGTAGCCGCCCCGGTCCAGGTGGCGCGAGACTGTGAGGACGATACGGGTTCACCGCGCGACCCAGCGGCCGCCGCACTCACCGGCGAAGGCTCCCTCCCTGCCCGCAGGGTCCAGATCCATTGCCGGTGAACTGGGACCCAGTCATCTGCCGCTCGGCCCGTCCAGACGACCACCCGCAAGACCTGATTCGGGGCCGGCGCTGATGAATGGACGACACCGTAGTCATCCCCGTGCACGCCCGGCTGGGAATACGGATCCCTGTCCACGCCGTCAGTGCCTCGTCGAAGCAGGCGTACGCCTCCTCGTCGAAGAACACACGAACCGGACCTCGGCGACCGGAGGGAACGCGGCCTCGCGGACCGTACGCACAGCGATCCGCGCCCCGCCTCGAGCGGCCAGCCGTAGATGCCCGTCGAGATCGCCGGAAAGGCAACCGTCCGGGCTCCCAGCTCCGAGGCCACCCGCAGGGATTCCCGGTAGCAGGAGGCCAGCAACACGGAACAATCCCCCGTACGCGACCAGACCGGGCCCACCGTGTGGACGACGTGCTCCGCGTGCAGCCGGCCGGCCGTCGTCGCCACCGCCTGCCCGGTCGGCAGTCCCTTGCCGTAGTGCGAGGCCCGCAGGTCGCGGCAGGCGGCAAGGATCTCGGGTCCACCGCGCCGGTGGATCGCGCCGTCCACCCCACCACCACCGAGAAGGAAAGGAGTTGGCGGCGTTGACCAGGACGTCGGCGTGCTGCTCGGTGATGTCCCCGCGTACAAGGGTGAACGCCGGCCGTGCCGTCATACCAACAGAAGCGCAGCCGCCGCACGAAGGGCACTGACGGCGGCAAAGTCGGAGCAGATCGACCGGGATCACATCTGGGCGTGGAACCACTTGGAGGGCGTCCGGAAGGGTGAGAGGCCACCGAACCGGAGCCCAGCGACGCGCTCCGACCGGGAAGAGGCACGCACGCTGGAGTGGGCACACCACCTGTACGACGGACTTGTCCGATTCTTCGGCGGGACGGCCGGCGAAGGTCACGCCGTCCCGGTCCGGCAGGTCTGATTCCAAACCGCACCTCCGGTGTCCCCGTCGCTGCCCGACGAGTGACTACGTGACCGAGCGGGTGTTGACAGCCCCGCGACCCGGTCAGACCGGATCACGCGACACCCTCCATGCCGGACCGGGACCGTTCAGCTGCCGGGGCAGGACCGAGCACATCGGCGAGTCCCTCCGTGGGCAGCACCATGCTGACCGTGGCCGAACTGTTGACGCACAGGCTGCAGCCCGGAGGAATCCGGGCGAGCAGGTCCGCGACCGGCAGCCGTTCGAACCCCAGCTGTCCGACGGCCCGGAGAAAGCGGGGGGAAGTGTAGACAGGCACCACCGCCGTTCCGTCGGGCGCCGACGCGCTCACCGGCTCACCCTGCGCCGTGAGCAGAACCGCGACCTCGGCCCGAGCCAGGGCTGCGGTGACGTCCTCCGCCCGGCCGTACCCGGTGGTGGCGAGCTGGATCGCGCGGTCCACGTCGTCGGCCGGCTCGGGCCACCCCATCGCCTCGGGCGACGGTTTGTAGTCCTCGTTGTCCTCCCACTCGACGATCTCGCCCTCGGAGTCGGAGCGCCACTGGCCGACAACGGCCCACGCCGGCGGCGGGCCCTCCCCCTGCCAGGCGGGATCGGCCAGGTAGAGCCAGTGGTCGGGTGCCAGCCTGGCGGCCCGGACGAACTCCTCGGGTGGTACGGGGTTTCGGGGGGCGGCGGGGCTTTCGGCTCCGGTCTCGCTCATCTCGTCCTCACTTACTGGTACCAGGGTTGGTGCTGGGCCTGCCCGGTCGGGTTCACCCGGAACGGATTCACCCGGAACGGATTCACCCGTCATATCCGCCCACCATGCCCGCAGACCGTCCACCGGAACGGGCAGGACAACGGGGCGAGCTACTGAGGAACAACACGTCCCGGCCGGGACAACCGGTCGAGGAGGTAGGAGCGACACCGTCACATACACAGGCAACCAGTTCACCGACTCCTACGTCGACACCAGGAAAACGGGCATCGCGAGCGCACCACCAACTGCCCGCGTCCACACCGGCTCCCCGTCCTCGGCCACACGGACAGCTACCGTTCCTGCCTCCGCGAGCACCTCTGCCACGCCCACGGACCACACCGTAACCGGAGGCAGTGCCGGGAACGATTCGAGCACCAGGCCGGCGGCGGGATTCGCCGGTCCTGCGAAGTCCGCGTCCACGACGGACGATCCGCCGCTTCCGGCAACCGGTGCAACCGGTGCAACCGGTGCAACCGGTGCAACCGGTGCAACCGGTGCAACCGGTGCAACGTGCGGGTTGTCGATGTACGGTCCGAGCGGAACTCCGTACTCCATCGGCTGCGCACCGCGGATGTACCGGCAGTCGATGCCCCCGGGGAAGAGCACTTCCCCCTGGTCGGGGAAAGGAGAGGCGAGGCCCAGGGTGGCGTTCACGTCGATGCCGCCGGGGACCTGAATGTCGTAGCGCCAGCGGCAGCGGCAGTAAGGGAGGGGGCGCCCATCGGGTTCGCCCGGGCGCTGTCGCGCACGTAACCGCGGTTGGCGGTCGCGCTCGCGCTCGCGAAGACGGTGTACGGCACAAGGGCGCTGCCGCCGTAGACGTGGTCGACGAGGTGCACCATGTCGGGGCCGTACGGCTTGAGCCCTTCGCCGAAGACCTGCTCGGGCCCGTCGGGGCTGAAGCGGAACAGCGGGCCGTCCGGGGTCGCGCCACAGTGCCTCGGGGAGCGTGTTGCCTGCCAGCGCGGCCGGGTCCGCGGCGGTCGAGGCCGGGTCGACGGGCGGGGTAGGGCTCACCGGTCCGGTGGCGGACCAGCCGACCGGTACGGGTGCGGGGCCCTGCTCGTCGCCGGTGAGCGGGGCCGTCAGCAGGCGGGAGGAGGCAACGAGTCCGCGGCCGGGCAGATACCAGTCCCAGGCCGGACCGTTGCAGTGCACCCGCCCGGCCATGTCGGTGACACCGCCGGCGGACGGGCCGTCGGGGTTGTACTCACCGCGCAGTCCGAGCGACGGTATCTCGGCCACGGACACGTGGAAGTCGGGATCGGCCTGGCCGTAGCCCCACACCATGTGGCGATCGACGGAAGCAGCCACCAGGAAGGCTGCTCTGCTCGCGCCCAAGGCCCCGCGCCTGG belongs to Streptomyces finlayi and includes:
- a CDS encoding helix-turn-helix domain-containing protein; translation: MDKHGQLAAFLKARRGLLRPEDVGLQTYGERRRVPGLRREELAMLAGISAPYYTRLEQGQSRNASREVLDAIATALCLDESERAHLYELARAPKRGKAAPRPRPERVTPAHGALLAALEGTPAIVMGRRSDVLAWNTQGHALFAGHLDRGSPAEPGCRPNMAKLVFLDAHTRDLYTDWPAKAKAVVGNLRLTAGRYPEDPLLAGLVGELIIRSPEFATMWADHRILACDAADYEIHHPAVGNLTVTQQTLQSPRGSGPAVVIATAAQGSPSATALALLAHVGGPSEAALPRKGAESRHS
- a CDS encoding type VII secretion system-associated protein; translated protein: MSETGAESPAAPRNPVPPEEFVRAARLAPDHWLYLADPAWQGEGPPPAWAVVGQWRSDSEGEIVEWEDNEDYKPSPEAMGWPEPADDVDRAIQLATTGYGRAEDVTAALARAEVAVLLTAQGEPVSASAPDGTAVVPVYTSPRFLRAVGQLGFERLPVADLLARIPPGCSLCVNSSATVSMVLPTEGLADVLGPAPAAERSRSGMEGVA
- a CDS encoding scabin-related ADP-ribosyltransferase yields the protein MVWGYGQADPDFHVSVAEIPSLGLRGEYNPDGPSAGGVTDMAGRVHCNGPAWDWYLPGRGLVASSRLLTAPLTGDEQGPAPVPVGWSATGPVSPTPPVDPASTAADPAALAGNTLPEALWRDPGRPAVPLQPRRARAGLRRRAQAVRPRHGAPRRPRLRRQRPCAVHRLRERERDRQPRLRARQRPGEPDGRPLPYCRCRWRYDIQVPGGIDVNATLGLASPFPDQGEVLFPGGIDCRYIRGAQPMEYGVPLGPYIDNPHVAPVAPVAPVAPVAPVAPVAPVAGSGGSSVVDADFAGPANPAAGLVLESFPALPPVTVWSVGVAEVLAEAGTVAVRVAEDGEPVWTRAVGGALAMPVFLVST
- a CDS encoding SRPBCC family protein, translating into MSTTTFESTAPNRRDPLAGLDLTPFTFTRRCWVDSTPDSVYQLISDVSLIETWSPSASAVSYEPGDGPWVGARFSGRNRRDGREWVTHSEVVQADPGSAFAFVVGGAEQGIVRWNWHLYEQGVGSIVQQSWRLLRTDPLLGNAPADLHALRDHMASSAEATLLSLAEWIARHRTQR